From Rhododendron vialii isolate Sample 1 chromosome 7a, ASM3025357v1:
AGCCCACACCCAGTCTAGCTCAGAGCGGTTTTCACACCGTCTCGTCGATCTGGATCCAACGCCGCACTCCGTTTTCCGCAACTCAGCTCTGACATTGGTGTTTTGTCCGTTGGTTGGCTAAAAAGCGccgttttttggtgtttttgtgcACCGGATATTCACGTGGGTGGAGTTTAAGGAGTTCTAATGGCGGAAGAAGAGTTTAAGGAGACCTCGGAAGTTTCTTCATCTGCAGAGAAGAATACCGAGCATCCCAAGGTCACTTCGAGCAGTTATGGGCAAAGGAATACGATTTCCAATGCTAAGTTCGAGGTGGAGAAATTTGACGGAACAAGTAACTTCGGCATGTGGCAATGCGAAGTTTTGGATGTTCTGTATCAACAGGAGTTGGATATTACGTTAGAGGAGAGGCCGAACGACATTTCAGACAAGGATTGGATAAAGCTTAATCGCCAAGCTTGTGGCACCATCAGACTTTGTCTTACGAAGGATCAGAAATACTTCGTGATGAAGGAAACGTTAGCTAAAGAGCTATgggagaaattggaaaacaagtacatgacgaagagTATTGAGAATCGGTTGTATCTCAAGAAGAAGCTCTACGGGTTCCAGTACGTGCAAGGTACGACTATGAACCAAcacttgaacaatttcaataagattttggctgatttgcaaaatctagacgtttccatagaagatgaggataaagctttactgttgttaaattcattgcctgatacttatgatcatttgactactactttattgtacggtaaagaagaaatcaagtttaatgACGTTTCAAATGCTTTGATGAATAACGAGGTACGGAAGAGGGATCAGCAAGCTCACCGTGACCCGTCCGCATCAGCTTTGACAACAAGAGGCAGAACCGACACTAGGAGGACTGGTGGTGGAGGGCGAAGGAGGTCTCGCTCAAAATCAAGAGGGAAGTCTGtagagagaagattggggaaagaCGAGTGTGCCCTTTGTCGTCAAAAGGGGCACTGGAAGAAAGATTGTCCGAACAAACAACCAGCTGCAAATGTTGCAGAGGAGACAGAGGATGATCTAGAGTCAGCACTATTAGTTTCATCATCACCTGACCATTCAGATGAGTGGATACTAGATTCGGGATGTTCCTACCACATGTGTCCCAACAGGGACTGGTTCTCGAGTTTTCAAGATCTCGATGGAGGAGTTGTTTTGCTAGGCGATAACACCGCTTGCAAAGTCCAAGGGATaggttcaatccgtttgaagttGCATGATGGGACGTTTAGGGTGCTAACAGACGTTCGGTATGTTCCGGACTTGAAGAAGAATCTCATTTCGCTTGGAGCCTTTGATGTGAAAGGATACAAGATTACGATGATGGGTGGAGTGCTAAAGATAGTTCGAGGGGCGCTCATTGTCTTGAAAGGTAGCCGAAAaggaaacttgtatttcctagacGGTTGCACAGTCACAGGGAGAGTGGCCGTTACTACTAGCTCAGACGAAGACGATGCATCCAAGCTATGGCACATGCGTTTAGGGCATGCTGGCGAGAAGGCCTTACAGGGTTTagtaaggcaaggcttgttgaaaggggccaagacagggaaagttggcttctgtgagcattgtataTTGGGCAAACAAACTCGAGTCAAGTTTGGCACTGGAGTTCACCGCACAGAGGGGATTCTTGActatgttcattcagatgtttgggggccgaccaaaaatgtaactttgggaggcaaacgatggttcgtgacatttattgatgatttctccagacgtgtctgggtttataccatgaggcacaagtatgaggtccttccaatcttccttcagtggaagaaaatgatggagacgcagacaggaaggaaaatcaagaagCTGAGGTCAGATAACGGTGGCGAGTACAAGTCAGATCCTTTTCTCCAAGTCTGTCGGGAGGAGGGGATAGTCAGACACTTCACAGTTGCGGGGACGCCGCAGCAGAATGGAGTAGCAGAGCGCATGAATCGTactttggtggagaaagttcggtgcatgttgtcaaatGCCGGGCTTAGCAAGGCGTTCTGGGGTGAGGCTCTCAAATATGCCTCCCATCTTGTCAACCGTTTACCGTCAGCAGCAATCGGAGGGAAAACTCCGATGGAGGTATGGTTTGAGAAACCAGTTACAGATTATGATTCATTACATGTTTGGGGTTGTTCTGCTTACTATCATGTAACTGAGTCCAAGTTAGATCCACGAGCCAAGAAAGctgttttcttgggtttcacTTCAGGTGTTAAGGGATACAGGCTCTGGTGTCCCGAGTCCAGGAAGGTGATTCTAAGTAGGGATGTTACTTTCGACGAATCTGCTATGTTACAGCAGGTTCCTTCCAAGGAGAATGTGGAGCCgaatgcccagcagcaggtggaGCATTCAGAACAGGTGGAGGTTGAGACTCCCCTTGTTCCAGCCAAGACTGTTCAGACAGTCAGCCGTCCTGAGGATCAACCCGTTGATCAGGATGTCATTATTGAAGAGGAGGCTTCATTACAGGAAATACCACAGCAACCAGAATCCATTGCAACCAGCAGACCGAGGCGGGAAATCCGGAAACCTGCTCGATATGCTGATACAGTAGCTTATGCACTTCCAGTGACAGACGATGATGTCCCCTCCACTTACCGGGAGGCAGTGCAGTGTACAGATAGTAACAAGTGGAAAGAGGCAATGGATGAGGAGATGGGTTCACTCtccaagaatcagacatgggatttGGTTCAACTTCCCAAGGGCAAGAAATCTATTGGCTGCAAGTGGGTTTATGCGAAGAAGGAAGGTACAGGATCTGAGAAAGTCAGGTTCAAAGCAAGATTGGTAGCCAAGGGTTACGCACAGACAGAGGGGATCGACTACAACGAGGTGTTCTCCCCTGTCGTCAAACATTCGTCGATCAGGATCTTGCTTGCATTGGTAGCACAGTTTGACCTTGAGTTAGCCCAACTCGATGTCAAGACCGCTTTTCTACACGGAGATCTGGATGAGGAGATCTATATGGCTCAACCAGATGGTTACAGAATTGCAGGAAAGGAGAATTGGGCTTGTAAACTGAAGAAGTCGCTATACGGGTTGAAACAGTCGCCGAGACAGTGGTACAAGCGCTTCGATCGGTTTATGATGGAGCAGGGGTACACAAGAAGTCActttgaccattgtgtttacttctgcaaactcccggatggatcatttgtctatttgctcttatatgtagatgacatgctgattgcatgtaagagcaaggtggagattgacagactgaaggctcaactcagtaaggagtttgacatgaaggatctcggggaggcaaagaaaatactcggCATGGAAATTCAGCGGGACAAGGCGAAAGGCACAGTTTGTTTGACTCAGACGCAGTATCTGAAGCGAGTGTTGTAGAGATTTGGGATTGACAGGAAAGCCAAACCTGTCAGTACACCTTTGGCCGCTCATTTTAAACTTAGTGCATCGATGTCGCCGCAGAAGGAAGACGAACGGAAGCAAATGGCTCAGGTTCCTTATGCCAATGCTGTGGGAGctttgatgtatgctatggtttgtacgaggccggacatttcacatgcagttagcatggtcagtcgatacatgcacaatccagggaaagagcactggcaggctgtgaaatggattctaCGGTATTTTCAGGGTACTGTGGATGTTGGATTGAAGtacgagagaaacagaaaacttgGTCAGCATTTGGTTGGTTACGTGGATTCCGATTATGCTGGTGACCTAGATAAGCGACGGTCGACTACagggtatgtgtttacacttgctGGAGGGCCAATCAGTTGGAGGTCAACGTTACAGTCAACGGTGGCTTTGTCTACTACAGAGGCAGAGTATATGGCAGTGACAGAGGCTTTCAAGGAAGCTATTTGGGTACATGGTTTGATTGAGGACTTGGGAATTGTTCAAGAAAACGTGGAGGTTttttgtgacagtcagagtgccatctGTTTGGCGAAAAACCAGGTTCACCATTCCcgcaccaagcatatcgatgttcgGTTTCATTTCATCAGGGAGATTGTAGAGGAAGGGGATGTTCTTCTTCAGAAGATTCCGACTGCAGATAACCTTGCGGATATGCTCACCAAAGTGGTTGCAGGGATCAagttccaacattgcttggacttgatcaacatctctcgAGCAGTGCGCGCCTAAGGGCGCAGAGGGCAGTGTTGATTCAATGAttgtcgccaaggtggagattgttgacttttgtggctccaaccCATGCCTGCATTTGCTCAGCAGACAAGGAGCCTCCCAAATCTTTGACTGATATCCTCCAGTATCCTTCAgcctcctttgtggaaaatgaagggaGACTACCGTGGCAAATGAACAGGGTCTCATCTGGCTATAAATGGAGACCTTTGGTTCAGAGtgttgtatcagaaatcagagagaagagagtgatacacgagtagattgtgaggcaatactgtgtgagtctgagtgattgttgtaatcctcctccagtaaatatagtgaatccgctgcccctccgtggatgtacccgattattggggaaccacgtaaatccttgtgtttctctgtgttgcgtgtttgtgtttgcttggtttgactctggtttagCACTACAGGACTTGGGTAGTTGGGTTTCAGGAGTTGATGTATTTTGACTCAAGGATTGGGGTCAACTAGTTGTTTTCTTGAGGAATATAGTAAAACTGCTAAGTTCTCGGTTCGAAAAGTGAGGTGCTATCAGTTCTTGTGGGCTAGTCCACACGAGTTCTGTCCCGATTTAATTGACCCCCACTAGTGGCCGTTGGAATTGGTTTCACATGAATTAGTCACGGGGTGCAAAAGTGTACAGCCAGAGAtatcaaaaaaagtaaattgTGATTTGAGTTTTATACAACAGTAATCCTTCTTTCCCTTAGGATTctacttttttgctttttgtggAGAATTATTTTGGATGAGTACTGGTTGAATTtaggcaaaggaaaagaaagcattcTATTCTACACAGTCTGACCTGTGGTTATTTCAAAGAGACTTTATTCCCAATGAACTACTATATGGATTGCTTTCTGTTTCTTATTCCAtcttgttggttttgttttgggtgTCTTGTTGCAGTTGATTTGCCGCCATGGTTCTCCTCAATGTCTGTTTCACTGGAGTCAGATGTAGACCTTGTAAGTGTAATTCACAAGCTTTCTGAATAAGTTTGTTCTCTGTTCCGTAAACTTCTTTGATAGATGCTTGCAGATTTGTTTCTTAAATTCTTCAATTATAATCTTTGCCTATCGTATGGTCCCGAACAAAGACAGCATTGTTTTGTCTAATACGTAGAAACTGGACGTTTTTGCAACCACTCAGCTCTTAATACACGAGCATTTTATGATATTGGTTTGAACTGAAGTTACTCAAAACTTTATCCTATTGGTTTCTCAACTTTTTTATTCAAGTTACTGCAGGACCCCGGACAAATTGAAAATATTCCCTCAAGCAAGTTACCAATCATATGCTTACGAGAAGGCAGCCCTCCTCTGCCTGATGTTTATAACATCTCCCTGGCTGGTTTAGGTAAACCTTATATCTCCTTTATGTCTTGTCGTGGATGTTGTTGTTTACCTGACTACAGTTTTGTATAGAATTCTATCGGGGTCCATGTTTTGGATGGAGCCATTGTTACTTGATTGCAGGCACAGCAAGTATGGAACATTTTAAAGTTGTATAACACATCTTTAGATCTTGGAAAATAGTGTTTGTTTCACGTTGATACTCAAAACCCCTAAGGATATTGTTCAGGTTGCTGAATTCTTCACTAGTCTGTAGATTTTTTGACATTGGTTAACATGCTTCTTCTATCTGCTTGACTACATGTTGTGCAAATTTTTACTGTATTTTCGTTTCACCTATTTTTCTAGGAGCAACCGAGATTTTTTCCGTTCTTTCGTTCTTGTCTGCAAACAAAGCTGTAATTAGATATGTTCTCTTTCTCAATGCAGTTTTAGAGGCCATATCAAATGCCCCTTTTGCTGACATACGAGGTCTACAGAATGCAGAGCTGTGCTATCCCATGCAACAAAACATGTCTGTGCTAGTAACGAATGAGCAAGTATGTTTCAATATGTTTGGATATAAACTCTCCagtataattttcttttacacTAACCAGGAGGCTTAAtgatcttcaaaaaaaaaaaaaccaggagGCTTAATGCACCAGTGTGGTGCATAGAAGTTCTGATGACGGTTGTCCTTAGTTTTCTTTTGTACATGTGTTAATTGTATATCTATGGTTGACAGACAAAGTTCTTGTACAGATCTCTCCAGGAGTCTGGTATTGGGGCCTATTTAATGGCATTGGACCTACAAGAACGCAGTCAAAAATGGTACATTTTAAATCTTTGATTTAGTGATCCTTAATATCTTCTCCCTTCTATTCCTCTCCCAAATTTACCCCTTTTTATCCATATAAGGGTATTACAATATGAATCTCATAATTTCTGCTGTTGTTACATTGCAGATTAATCGGGGTCCAGTTTACTCATTCAGTGGCAATATAAGTGTAGAAGGATGCGCAACCCCATCGATGTGGGGCCAATATTGCAACCAAACAGTTGATCTGCTTTCATGTGCTGACAACTACAATCTATCAGAAAATCTTTCTGCTACTAAATTGTTCAACCAAACAGCAGAAAATGTCATCTTTTGCAGAAACTCCAATGGGAATTCGTGCCATGGAGGCCTTGAGCCAAAAATCTATGCGTTGGACGTCATGGGGATAGCAGAACAATTAGCTATAGTGGCAGCAAATGTGAAATTGAATGAAACAGCTTCTTCCAATGGTACTTGGAATGCTAGTGGAATTGCTTTGATGTGTTATGCACGTCATGGTGCGATACCGCAGGCCACTCTGCACGATTATTCTGCTAATATCATTGAAGAGCCTTTGGTTATAAGCTCTCCAAAAGTTGGTCGCTGGTACTTCGCAGTTCACATGAATGTGAAAGCTTGCTATATTTTGGACTGGCTAGTGTTTGAATGTCCTGAGGGGAAGGCTGGATTCAACTGTTCATGGGAAAGATACATGCTTCAGGTGGGATTACAGATGCATTTGTATATATCtatctgtgttttcttcaacTTGTTCTTGTGCTGCTTTGCATTTTCACACCAGTTGGTTCGTTTCTGTTGTCATTTTCTGGAACAGAACTTTCTGGGATTTTTCCCCCCTACTGAAAGTATATCAGTGTTCAGGAAACACCATGAACGATATTTCCACAATTTTGAAACGGGTAGTGTTCAAGTATGAAAATGGTTagttttttattatattttatacttttccttgtttttgtttcctaGAACGCGAAAAGGGAAAACATAAAACGACGATGGAGAAGACAAAATGGCCCTGATCCACCTAATAGGATAATTGCTTCTTATCTGCATACTAGAACTGTGGTAGGTGAAACCTTAGGCATAGGTGAAAGATAAATTTCGTGATATGAAGGCATAATGGGCCACAAATTCGCGTCTTATGCTTTTTGAGAGTGTTTGACATGAAACCATGAGTGGACTGATATATTAATGAAGTTTTGGCTATTCCCAGCATATGTTGTCAGGCTTTGTACTGTTCAGGAAATTAATGTTGGTCAGATTTCCTATTTATGATTCTAATAGTAGCTTCAGCAAATGCTTATGTTCCTTTTTCTGAATGTGAACTAGCTGTTGTAAATCGCGTTTCATACAACTATTTCCTTAGTGTTTGTATTTCTTGTTGATTCTTGAAGAAACTCATTCGCAGGACTAATTTATTGACAAGGTGGGAATGATTGTCTGCAGACAGTTCTTAGGACGAATCCATATTTCGAAGCTGATTATGTACCAATAAGTGAGAAGATATCATCTGATTCAGCAAATTTCCCCTTGGAACCGCTTTTAAGCAACTCCTCGAATGAGGGAAAGTTAGAAGTCGCTTGGACTTACTTTCTTCTGGACATTCCTTCCGGTGCTGCTGGAGGTAATCTCCACATCAAATTACCCTCAGGTGCAAAAACAAATTTCGAAATCTATGCAAAATATGGTGGATTACCATCTCTCTATAGCTGGGACTACTACTATGCAAACACGACAAGCAGCAGCAATATCTCAATGTTTCCTAAGCCGTATTATGCGGATGATCAAACGGCCAGTTTCTATATCTTGTATATTAGAGGCGGAACATGGAGTTTCGGACTAAGGCAACTGAACACCAGTGAGACtgcttccaaaaatcaaactactGTGTCTATTTCACTAGAGAGATGCCCTGGAAGATGCTCTTCTCCTCATGGGAAGTGTCAATCTGCCATGGATGCAAGTGGATTAATAATATACAGGTTTTATTTTCCTCCTCCTTTATTAAGAAATGTTTTACTTTCTTGGTGGATAAATATGCCTTTCAGGTCAATAACTCTtatgtatttcattttggagggTCATTGAAATTGGTGTTACTTGAATGTGTATTTCATATATTgcttatgttttttgttttcagcTACTGCTCTTGTGATCGAGACCATGGAGGCTTCGACTGCAGCATTGAAATTGTATCACATAAAGGTAAATCCTATTTGACTAACTACCCGGAACCAGCCTTTTAACCTTTATCGGTCAATTTTCTGCTAATATTTGAAGTTGCTATCATAAGCCAGTTACATACATATGCATGTATTTGAATCTCTCTTTCTAGTGCTGTACAAAGGTTTGTATGTTCGTTTTTTTATGGTCTCAAGAAAACTTGCTTAAATCTCATGTAGGACACGTATGGCAATCGGTTGCCCTTATTGCCTCAAATGTTGTAGCCTTGCTTCCTGCTTATTGGTCCCTTCACCAGAAGGTAGTGTTCCCTAGCTCATTAGGATAGGAATGGCAATATTTACGTATTTGGGTAAGCTAGGATATTGATGTCGGAATTTTTGCTTGTGATTCTTGATGATCCATCTTTCTACTCTTTACAGGCATACGCTGAATTGGTGCTTTTCATGTGTAGCGGTGTTTCTAGTGGATTATATCATGCATGCGATGTAGGCACCTGGTGTCCATTATCTTTTCATGTCTTACAGGTATCAGTTATCACTACTGTAGTCTGTCTTTCGAGTGCTGTCTTTGTTTTCTATCTTGTTTGTTGATTTCCTTTTTCGAAGGATCTTTATTTTGAGATGTCATTGataagttatttttgatgttcTCAGTTCATGGATTTTTGGCTTTCGTTCATGGCTGTGGTGAGTACTTTTGTGTACCTAGCTGATATTGACGAAGCTTCTAAGAGGACAATCCACACAATTGTAGCAATTATTACTGCCCTTATGGCTGCAGCTCGACCAACCAGGTATTAGGATCATATAAACATCCAATGTATGAATCTAGTTGGAAGACTTTTAACCATGACCGATATTTGCAGTTCCACCAATATTGCTCTTGTAATGGCAATTGGGGCTCTAGGTCTGCTAACTGGGTGGCTGATTGAATTCTGCACCAAAAATAGGTCTCTTCCCTTTACAACAGAATTCCATGGGAATGTCCTTAATGGGTGAGTTGTTTCCCGTATCAAAATCTTGAATGCTTTTAGATTTCAGATTTAGATGTTTTGAGCTTAAGCCTAAACGTGTAATAACTATACAAAGCCGAAAGGCAGCATTCagcccaaaaaaattcaaagattaTGCGAAGGACTATTTGGACGTCCACGAGGATTGATTGGTCCTACCCACGTTTTCGTACAGCAGTTCAATTAGACATGCAGTAATAAGCCCATGCTACAAGTCCGTCCTTGTTGCATAGCCCATAGAGAGAGTGTACATATATGGGTTTGCTATTGATGCTTCTGCTAAGAGTCCGTCGTTTCCAAAAAGTTTTGGTCTATTTTCGACATACAATTTGCGAGGTAGTGAGGAACAAAACAACAAAGCCTATGGATGCAAGTATATTTTACTTCAGTGACATCTCTGGTTGGAATTGTTGTCCTAACAAGATCAAGTTTCTGCATCCATCGCAGGTGGCAAGCCGTTAAAGGTTGGCTCCATAATCTCGTCAAGACGCTTCTAAAACGTTTCCACTGGGGATTTGTAGTCGCAGGTTTTGTTGCATTAGCAATGGCTGTAATCAGCTGGAAATTGGAAACCAGTGAAAGCTACTGGATATGGCATAGGTATGATGACATCAACAagaaaatactctctctctctctctctctctctctctctctctctctctctctctctctctctctctctctctctcatgttcgGTGCATCAAATGTATTTGCAGCATGTGGCACGTCTCTATATACACatcttctttcctcttcctctaTTCGAAAGTAGATGCTGTAGATGAAGAGAGTGGAGGACCTCCAGCTGGTAACTATGAGTTAACTCGGCAGGATTCATTTTCCAGAGGTTAATAAAAAGATGCAGAAAGACGGTTTATTCATAGTTTAGTGGCACTAAGACCCAATACAACAATTTTCCTGTATCGACTGGAGCAGGCAGTTGTAAATTCTTAGCAtaaaattcatacaaaaaagTGCCATGGGAAGTGTGAAATATTATGACAATTTAGATTTCACT
This genomic window contains:
- the LOC131333047 gene encoding uncharacterized protein LOC131333047 isoform X1, producing the protein MGDNSILNRCLFLTFVSTCFHGPCFSYEVRRGGGGPYNSVAVSSFSYPRTQLRPYEWRYIKVDLPPWFSSMSVSLESDVDLLLQDPGQIENIPSSKLPIICLREGSPPLPDVYNISLAGLVLEAISNAPFADIRGLQNAELCYPMQQNMSVLVTNEQISPGVWYWGLFNGIGPTRTQSKMINRGPVYSFSGNISVEGCATPSMWGQYCNQTVDLLSCADNYNLSENLSATKLFNQTAENVIFCRNSNGNSCHGGLEPKIYALDVMGIAEQLAIVAANVKLNETASSNGTWNASGIALMCYARHGAIPQATLHDYSANIIEEPLVISSPKVGRWYFAVHMNVKACYILDWLVFECPEGKAGFNCSWERYMLQTVLRTNPYFEADYVPISEKISSDSANFPLEPLLSNSSNEGKLEVAWTYFLLDIPSGAAGGNLHIKLPSGAKTNFEIYAKYGGLPSLYSWDYYYANTTSSSNISMFPKPYYADDQTASFYILYIRGGTWSFGLRQLNTSETASKNQTTVSISLERCPGRCSSPHGKCQSAMDASGLIIYSYCSCDRDHGGFDCSIEIVSHKGHVWQSVALIASNVVALLPAYWSLHQKAYAELVLFMCSGVSSGLYHACDVGTWCPLSFHVLQFMDFWLSFMAVVSTFVYLADIDEASKRTIHTIVAIITALMAAARPTSSTNIALVMAIGALGLLTGWLIEFCTKNRSLPFTTEFHGNVLNGWQAVKGWLHNLVKTLLKRFHWGFVVAGFVALAMAVISWKLETSESYWIWHSMWHVSIYTSSFLFLYSKVDAVDEESGGPPAGNYELTRQDSFSRG
- the LOC131333047 gene encoding uncharacterized protein LOC131333047 isoform X2, giving the protein MGDNSILNRCLFLTFVSTCFHGPCFSYEVRRGGGGPYNSVAVSSFSYPRTQLRPYEWRYIKVDLPPWFSSMSVSLESDVDLDPGQIENIPSSKLPIICLREGSPPLPDVYNISLAGLVLEAISNAPFADIRGLQNAELCYPMQQNMSVLVTNEQISPGVWYWGLFNGIGPTRTQSKMINRGPVYSFSGNISVEGCATPSMWGQYCNQTVDLLSCADNYNLSENLSATKLFNQTAENVIFCRNSNGNSCHGGLEPKIYALDVMGIAEQLAIVAANVKLNETASSNGTWNASGIALMCYARHGAIPQATLHDYSANIIEEPLVISSPKVGRWYFAVHMNVKACYILDWLVFECPEGKAGFNCSWERYMLQTVLRTNPYFEADYVPISEKISSDSANFPLEPLLSNSSNEGKLEVAWTYFLLDIPSGAAGGNLHIKLPSGAKTNFEIYAKYGGLPSLYSWDYYYANTTSSSNISMFPKPYYADDQTASFYILYIRGGTWSFGLRQLNTSETASKNQTTVSISLERCPGRCSSPHGKCQSAMDASGLIIYSYCSCDRDHGGFDCSIEIVSHKGHVWQSVALIASNVVALLPAYWSLHQKAYAELVLFMCSGVSSGLYHACDVGTWCPLSFHVLQFMDFWLSFMAVVSTFVYLADIDEASKRTIHTIVAIITALMAAARPTSSTNIALVMAIGALGLLTGWLIEFCTKNRSLPFTTEFHGNVLNGWQAVKGWLHNLVKTLLKRFHWGFVVAGFVALAMAVISWKLETSESYWIWHSMWHVSIYTSSFLFLYSKVDAVDEESGGPPAGNYELTRQDSFSRG